In the Salvia miltiorrhiza cultivar Shanhuang (shh) chromosome 8, IMPLAD_Smil_shh, whole genome shotgun sequence genome, CCACAACACACAACACCACCAACCACAAACAACAGTAACtaacaataaataataagaataataataaatacaataataataataataagacataacaacaaacaacaacaacaacaatcaaacaacaacaacaacaacaacaacaacatacAACAAACAAccacacataataataataattagttttaggggagactaattacataagtaatggtggaAGTATAGTGGTGAGCTCAATCGGTAAAGAGTGTAGTAATTTTTAAAGTAAAGGATGGACAAATATGTCATAAAAAGCAGAGTGTGAACTTGGTTCGTGGACGGGATGAAAGTAGGtttggattaatttttattcattttaatttagaaagttGACTTAATTATTTGTCTTTTACATTTACAACCAAAACTCATATATtacttataaattaaaatgtactccctccgtcccacgaatcttgacacgtattcctttttggtcatcccacgaatcttgacacatttccaaataaggtagtagtaataattattacattcactgtcctactttatcacttttattacattctctctcctactttatcacttttatagtactttattaactacacacttaaaacactaatctataacTCATTAATTTCTGTGCCGAAATCAAacatgtcaaaattcgtgggacggatagagtaattgaataattttgccgcaaattttaaagtttgatgtgcaaaatgagaatttgttgaaagatcattaatttatatgcaattaattctaaatattagtaatatatcTAATAAAGTCGCACATTTGTACCAGCGATTCTCCAGTTTTCGTTTCTATAGtgaaaaactaaataaaatccCAACGTAAAACCCTTAACTTCGAGAGCCGTATTTACTACAATTATGGTGAATCCTGGCCCTCAATTGCGCGCCGGAGCTTCTGCTTTGGTACGAATTTTCTCTGCGAAGCCTAGAGCGGGGACAGCGGCGGCACAGCAGCTGCCGGCACTCAAACAGGATGTCAGTGCGTCGCCGCAGCCGGAGCCTCTCCAACAGGAGGTCGGTTTGTACCGGAGATTGTCTCTTGTGGGGTGCACCGATGGAGAGGTGGCAAACGCCATTAATGAATACACAATGGAGGGAAAAGTCATCAAAAAAACTGAGCTGGAGAAGTGTATCAAGGACTTCCACAAATTCAAACGATACAGCCACGCTCTCGAGGTGCGCAGATTTTCTGTATGACTTTTCGCGTGCAATGCATATTCATGATATCACTCGATCTGTATGCTCGCAACCTAACATTTGGGAGGATTTATAAATATCTCTTTGATGAACAAATTTTAGGTAATGTTAATGTTATTAATTTGTAAGATTGCCCTATTTGCTAGCTGAACTTCATCGGACTCATTTCTATGTTTAtgattgtatttcaattttgtattcATAGTTTATCGAAAAAAGAATTTGTAGAAGTCTTGTTTCATTTCGATGTAGTGATATGTTTTGCTTTAAGATGATGATGGAGATTTAGGCAGCATTGAGTTTTAGACTAAAACTAGGTTAACTAAATAGATGCATATTTTGAGAATCTTATATTGCAGGTGTCTTTGGAAAATCAAGAAACAAATACTCCTATATTAAGTGTACTCTCAGCCTAGATGCTTAATTTATTGAAGATGAAAGCATAACGATACTCCTTCAAGCTTTTTTTGGGCCATTAACAGGGTGTCGTATCTTGTATTTGAATCCCACtgcataaaattaaatgatgctTCTTCACTCTATTAGCTTTTATGTGACTTTTGCAGTTGTGGGGTTGTTTTGTCATGATGCTATGCTTTGGTTCAGATTGATTTATGAAGAATTAAGCTGATTGTTTAAGAAAAAAGATGTAGTAACCTTGACTGCATTCATGTTCAGCATGATCCCTGAATTAGTAAACAGTGTTCTGTCCCTTAAATATGTGTGATTTTAGAATCATCTTCTTCCTTTTCCGGTGGATATTGTGCATCATACATCCAGGTTGGGGAGTGGATGGCTCACAAGTTTATCTTAAAGAACAAAGATATAAGGATTCATCTGGATGCGGTCGTGAAAGTTAAGGGAATAGCTGCAGCTGAAAATTACTTCAACGACCTGTGTCCATCTAGAAGGGTGAAATGCACTTATGCAGCACTTCTAAACTGCTATTGTACTGAGGAGATGAGTGATAAAGCAGTAGATCTCTTCAGTAAAATGGTCGAACAAAACATGATAGACGGACCTTTGCCTTTTAACCATCTCATGATGATGTATATACGGTTGGGAGAGCCAGAGAAGGTGATACGCTTGGGAGAAGAAATGAAGAAGGCAAATATTCAGCCCAACACGTCTACTTGCAGCATGTTGATGAGTGGCTATTCACTTTTGAATGATCTTGAGGGAGTGGAAAGAGTTTTGAAGGAGATGAAAGCGGAAAGTAAGAAGCTAGTTAACTGGAAGACATATAGTCACTTGGCAAACATCTACATCAAAGCTGGCGATCATGAAAAAGCTAGGTTGGCTCTGCAAGGTCTCGAGGAGATGCGTGCCCGTGAACGTGATGCGTACCATTTCATGATAAGCTTATATGCTCAAATGAATGATCGTGACAATGTCCATCGTGTTTGGAAGTCTCTGAAGTCGGCCAGTAAGGTGATTTGGAACACAAGCTATCTGATCATGATCCGGTCTCTTGATAATCTCGATGACATTGAAGGGTTGAAGGAATGCTTCGAGGAATGGGAGAAAGTTTGTTCCATTTATGATGTTAGGTTGCCCAATACAATCATCCGAGCTTATCTGAGGCACGACATGCTTGAAGAAGCCGAGTCAGTTCTTCAGAGAACGCTCAAGAGATCCGAAGGTCCTTTCTTGTATGCCTGGGAAATGTTCATGAATTTCTACCTGAAAAGGCATGGCGTGAAGGAAGCTATGAAGATCATGGAAACGGCTACATCCAAAGCTGTGAACACCAAGTGGAAACCTACGCGTGACACCATAGATGGATTCTTGGACTGCTTCAAGCTAGATAACGATGCAACTGGTGCTGAGGAATTCTACGAGTTGATGAAGAGGATGAACTGTGTCGACACCCATTTTTACGAGTCGTTGCTTCGTATTTATGCTGGCGCGGGGCAAAATTTGCCCGATGTACGTGCAAGGGTCGAGAGGGATGGAGTTAAAATAAGCACTGAGCTTCAAGACTTGATTGCAAGCGTTTCTCTCGAGTGAAAAATGCAGCAAAGACACTGAATTTTGTGGATAAACTTTTGGTGTTGCGATGTTGATTCCCGTATGTACAATTCACTCGAACTGAAGAAATTCTAGATTCCTCTCCTTTTCATTAttacagaaaaaaaaattatgcattcATTAAGCAGAATTTGGAGTCTTGCGTGTTCATTTTGTATGTGACGCAATATAAGCTTAAATTACCTGCCTGCATTAATGAGAAACAATAAATATACCAATGCCCAATTAAAAGAAACAAAGGAATGAGAACATGCTCGACTTGTAATTGATAAAAGTCGAGCGTTAGTGTATTTCTTAAAAATGTTCTATTGCTCGACTTGTAAAGTCGAACATGTCGAGCATTGGTGTATTTACTAAAGAGTTTATTTCTATTTCTAATAAAGTCGCACATCCCTGTCAGCGATTCTCCAGTTTCCGTTTCTATAGTGAAAAGCTGAATAAAATCCCAACCTAAAACCCTTCACTACCAGAGCCGTATTTACTATAATTATGGCGAATCCCGGCTCTCGATTGCGCGCCGGAGCTTCTGCTTTGGTACGAATTTTCTCTGCGAAGCCTAGAGCGGGGACGGCGGCGGCGCAGCAGCTGCCGGCGCTCAAACAGGATGTCAGTGCGTCGCCGCAGCCGGAGCCTCTCCAACAGGAGGTCGGTTTGTACCGGAGATTGTCTCTTCTGGGGTGCACCGATGGAGAGGTGGCGAACGCCATTAATGAGTACACAAATGAAGGAAAAGTCATCAAAAAATCTGAGCTGGAGAAGTGTATCAAGGACTTCCACAAATTCAAACGATACAGCCACGTTCTCGAGGTGCGCAgattttttgtatgaatttttgCGTGCAATGCATATTCATGATAACACTCGATCTGTATGCTCGCAACCTAACATTTGAGAGGATTTATAAATATCTCTTGGATGAACAAATTTTAGGTAATGTTAATGTTATTAATTTGTAAGATTGCCCTATTTGCTAGCTGAACTCATCGGACTCATTTCTATGTTTATCATTGTATTTCAACTTTGTATTCATAGTTTATCGAAAAAAGAATTTGTAGAAGTCCTGTTGCATTTCGATGTAGTGATATGTTTAGCTTGAAGATGATGATGGAGATTTAGGCAGCATTGAGTTTTAGACTAAAACTAGGTTAACTAAATAGATGCATATTTTGAGAATCTTATATTGCAGGTGTCTTTGGAAAATCAAGAAACCAATACTATATTAAGTGTACTCTCAGCCTAGATGCTTAATTTGTTGAAGATGAAAGCATAACGATACTCCTTCAAGCATTTTTTGGGCCATTAACAGGGTGTCATGTCTTGTATTCGAATACCACTGCATAAAATTAGATGATGCTTCACTCTATTAGCTTTTATGTCACTTTTTCAGTTCTGGAGTTGTTTTGTCATGATGCTATGCCTTGGTTCAGATTGATTTATGAAGAATTAAGCTGAttgtttaagaaaaaatatgtagTCGCCTTGACCGCGTTCATGTTCAGCATCATCCCTGAATTAGTGAACAGTATTTATTTTCTGTCCCTTAAATGTGTGTGATTTTAgaatcttcttcttcctttttctgTGGATATTGTGCATCATACATCCAGATTGGGGAGTGGATGGCTCACAAGTTTATCTTAAAGCACAAAGATATTGCGATTCATCTGGATGCGGTCGCAAAAGTTAAGGGAATAGCTGCAGCTGAAAATTACTTCAACGAGCTGCGTCCATCTAGAAGGGTGAAATGCACTTATGCAGCACTTCTAAACTGCTATTGTACTGAGGAGATGAGTGATAAAGCAGTAGATCTCTTCAGTAAAATGGTTGAACAAAACATGATAGACATACCTCTGCCTTTTAACCATCTCATGATGATGTATATACGGCTGGGAGAGCCAGAGAAGGTGATACGCTTGGGAGAAGAAATGAAGAAGGCAAATGTTAAGCCCAACACGTCTACTTGCAGCTTGTTGATGAGTGGCTATTCACTTTTGAATGATTTTGAGGGAGTGGAAAGAGTTTTGAAGGAGATGACAGCGGAAAGTAAGAAGCTCGTTAACTGGACGACATATAGTCACTTGGCGAACATCTACATCAAAGCTGGCGATCAGGAGAAAGCTAGGTTGGCTCTGCAAGGTCTCGAGAAGGAGATGCGTGCCCATGAACGTGATGCGTACCATTTCATGATAAGCTTATATGCTCAAATGAATGATCTTGACAATGTCCATCGTGTTTGGAAATCTCTGAAGTCGGCCAGTAAGGTGATTTGGAACACGAGCTATCTGATCATGATCCGGTCTCTTGATAATCTCGATGACATTGAAGGGTTGAAGGAATGCTTCGAGGAATGGGAGAAAGTTTGTTCCAGTTATGATGTTAGGTTGCCCAATACAGTCATCCGAGCTTATCTGAGGCACGGCATGCTTGAAGAAGCCGAGTCAGTTCTTGAGAGAACGCTCGAGAGATCCAAAGGTCCTTTCTTCTATGCCTGGGAAATGTTCATGAATTTCCACCTGAAAAGACATGGCGTGAAGCAAGCTATGAAGATCATGGAAACGGCTACGTCCGAAGCTGTGAACAGCAAGTGGAAACCTAGTCGTGACACCATAGATGGATTCTTGGACTGCTTCAAGCTAGATAACGATGCAACTGGTGCTGAGGAATTCTACGAGTTGATGAAGAGGATAAACTGTGTCGACACCCATTTTTATGAGTCGTTGCTTCGGATTTATGCTGGCGCGGGGCAAAAATTGCCCGATGTACGTGCAAGGGTCGAGAGGGATGGAGTTGAAATAAGCATTGAGCTTGAAGACTTGATTGCAAGCGTTTCTCTTGAGTGAAAAATGCAGGCAAAGACCCTCGATTTTGTGGAGAAACTTTTTGGTGTTACGATTTTGATTCGCGTACGTACAATTTCACTCGGAACTGAAGAAATCTAGATTCCTCTCCTTTTCATTCATTAAGCAGAGTTTTGGAGTCTTGCGTGTGCATTTTGTATGTGAAATATGAGACACAATATAAGCTTAAATTACCTGCCTACATTAATGAGAAACAATAACTATACCAATGCCCAATTAAAAGAAACAAAGGAATGAGAACGTGGCTTTCAAGTCATTAAAAGATTTATCTTTGTAACGCTAAAAATGCAACTTGTATACAAAAAGAAGCAAATAGAAACAAAATTTCAAAAGTGAAAAGCTAAACAAAGTAACAAGTTTGTACAAATCGATGGAACGAAGCCTTGAATGTGGAAGGTGGGGAATGAAAGCTCCATTGGTTTAACGGGACAGGGTGATGAACAGAAATTACTTTCAATCATAAGATGCTTCTTTGATTTTATCCTATGCTATCACAACGCACTCTACCTATTCTGTTTTCAGGGTCACGTCTGTGATCCCTATGGGAGCTTTAGGGCGATAATGCTCGTCTGTGTCCGCCTCTTCGATTTCCTGATTATCAACATCATAGAGTGAGACAGTTAACATGAATGTTGTCACAGTTAGATAACAGCATGTTAGTAAACATAAGTAATTACCTCACGCAAGATACACAAACTAGTGTGGAGTTAGATATTTATATGGAATAatcaataaatttttgttaaagGAAAATGTAGGAGTAGTAGGCCAAAAAAATTACCTGGACAACATCTTCACCCTTTATAACACGTCCGAATACATTGATTTTCTCATTTAGATCAGGGATAGGTGCTGTTGTGATAAAAAGGTCGAACCCCCCACCATCAGGTTTCGTCTTGGAAGTGCCCAGCATAAAAGCTTCATGCTTCAGGCTATAAAAACATACAAAATCAATAGATATGGTTTTCAAGAACAAGACGACTTTGAGAGAGCACGTGAGATCTTGCTAAGGCTGACCTTGTATCGAGTTGATTGTAATGCTTTCCCCTCGAAGTCCAATCTTCAGTTGTTCCGGGTCTATTGACATCGCCTCCTTGAATTACAAAGTTCTTTATTACACGGTTGAAGAGCATTCCTTTGAAGCGGCCATTCTGGCTGCACATCAGGAATAATGAAACCATGCAAATTGAGATTTCAGAAAATGTAGCAGCAAGTCAGAATATCTTAATCCACAACTTGGTTAGAGATGGTTCTTAGTTCTTACGAACATACGAGTAAGAAAAATAACCATAGTGGGGAGCCATTTTTTTGTCGAGTAATCAGCAGGGAACATACCATGCCTGAACAAATTCATAAACAACTTCAGGAGAGCCTTCCTTGTAGAGTTCCACAGTAACTGAACCTTTTGAGGTTTGTATTACCTGTTAACGCATGTGTAAAGATATTTTAGGAAACACTAAAAAAAACTATAGATATTGGATTGAAAATTAAGGAACATAGAATTGCCACGGCTAATAAATTTCCAGCTATGAAACTGTGAGATGTATATTAAGaaataaatcacaaaaaatTTCCTACATCACGAAATTATTCAATGTAATGAATCTATCATTTTCAGAAGCTAGCCCATTGATCAGCTAATCCATTAATCAACACATGTATCAAGAAACTTACAGCATATTTCGGGATATCAATTTTCTTTGAATTGCCAATCGAATTATCATGCTGCAAAAATAGACAAATATAATTTCAGAAATAAATGGAAGCAAATATAGGAAGGGGCATAAATGAAGCATGTGATTTACGAAGGAAGTTTGCATGATGCTTTTCACATCAAGAAAAACAAACTCATGACCATATTATCAGCAGCACTGCCAGAACTTAAATCTTCAAAGTAAAGCGAGTATTAGTGCAGAAATCATACTGCATCAACTCACCTCTGCACTTGAGAATGTATCCTCTGCTGGATATGCTGACCTGAGGAAGAAGAGGTAAAAGACAACGTAATGATCATTTATAAACCTTATCTTTATTCAGAATGAATTAAATATATGGATCACAAAAATCTTCTAACTGCTTGTCCAACACTTGCTTCATGGACATCAATTGGTCGATTTCGGTCCAAAGGGATATGAAGGCCACACATATTTTACAGTAGACTGAAGAGAAAATGTCCATAATTAATGTCTATTTTTGTAACACTACAAGCACCAAAAGAATCCAACCTAGTTCATGAAAATAAACCATATTTGCATGAACACGGACTACATAATCTCACAAAATTTATCTCGTCATCTACATTCAATTCAGAAAAACCAATCATAAATAGCTTACTGAAATCGCAACTCAGCATTCAAACTATGCACCAATGACAATAAACTTATACATCACAACACAAATAGCTTCAGAAAATGACAAATGATAAAAGGAGGAGACAGAATAAGACCTTTGAGTCCAGTGTCTGTAGGAAGCGAAAAGAAAAAACGCCATGACAACAACAATCAGGCCGTAAATTGCAATTGTAACAGCACTGACTCGACTCGGCCCCTTCTTCTTCTTACTCTGTTGTAAGAGAGCTTGAGGTTTGATCCTCGCCATTATGATCGGACACAAACTTCAAATCTCAAGCTCTACAAAACAAAACCTCGCATCAACAACTAAAATTTCACAAGCATCGGCAGCACACAAACAAAACCTAAGATTCAACGCGAGCATACTTCAACACCACATCGAAAACACCGAAAATCAACATCCTACATTAAATCCATGAGAAATTATCcgcaataaaataaaaaaaaaatcaaatactaCGAATGTATAGATAGTTTCGGAAAGTCTTAACATCTAAAACCTCACAACTTCAACGAGTTTGTAAGCTAAGACCAGTCCAAATTTGAGAAAATGAACGAGAAAAAATCATTAATCGGACGAGATTAAGGATTTAACAAAAATCAAACGAGAAAATACCTGATCCTGATCTACCCTAGGGCGAAGAAACGATGAATAAATTCCTTCAAATATCCCCGAACAAAATTATTGGCGAATTCCGCAGTCGAAGAAGGAAAATCGGCGACTGCCTTAAATTCTACTTCAAAATTTTGTTCGTTTCTTTTCGCCTTTCCACTGTAGAGAAATCGTAGTTCACatataaaattagaaaattcGAAATTCTGGAATGAATTCTTTCAGTAT is a window encoding:
- the LOC131000375 gene encoding pentatricopeptide repeat-containing protein At1g02370, mitochondrial-like, coding for MANPGSRLRAGASALVRIFSAKPRAGTAAAQQLPALKQDVSASPQPEPLQQEVGLYRRLSLLGCTDGEVANAINEYTNEGKVIKKSELEKCIKDFHKFKRYSHVLEIGEWMAHKFILKHKDIAIHLDAVAKVKGIAAAENYFNELRPSRRVKCTYAALLNCYCTEEMSDKAVDLFSKMVEQNMIDIPLPFNHLMMMYIRLGEPEKVIRLGEEMKKANVKPNTSTCSLLMSGYSLLNDFEGVERVLKEMTAESKKLVNWTTYSHLANIYIKAGDQEKARLALQGLEKEMRAHERDAYHFMISLYAQMNDLDNVHRVWKSLKSASKVIWNTSYLIMIRSLDNLDDIEGLKECFEEWEKVCSSYDVRLPNTVIRAYLRHGMLEEAESVLERTLERSKGPFFYAWEMFMNFHLKRHGVKQAMKIMETATSEAVNSKWKPSRDTIDGFLDCFKLDNDATGAEEFYELMKRINCVDTHFYESLLRIYAGAGQKLPDVRARVERDGVEISIELEDLIASVSLE
- the LOC131000378 gene encoding peptidyl-prolyl cis-trans isomerase CYP21-4, which encodes MARIKPQALLQQSKKKKGPSRVSAVTIAIYGLIVVVMAFFLFASYRHWTQRSAYPAEDTFSSAEHDNSIGNSKKIDIPKYAVIQTSKGSVTVELYKEGSPEVVYEFVQACQNGRFKGMLFNRVIKNFVIQGGDVNRPGTTEDWTSRGKHYNQLDTSLKHEAFMLGTSKTKPDGGGFDLFITTAPIPDLNEKINVFGRVIKGEDVVQEIEEADTDEHYRPKAPIGITDVTLKTE
- the LOC131000376 gene encoding pentatricopeptide repeat-containing protein At1g02370, mitochondrial-like; the encoded protein is MVNPGPQLRAGASALVRIFSAKPRAGTAAAQQLPALKQDVSASPQPEPLQQEVGLYRRLSLVGCTDGEVANAINEYTMEGKVIKKTELEKCIKDFHKFKRYSHALEVGEWMAHKFILKNKDIRIHLDAVVKVKGIAAAENYFNDLCPSRRVKCTYAALLNCYCTEEMSDKAVDLFSKMVEQNMIDGPLPFNHLMMMYIRLGEPEKVIRLGEEMKKANIQPNTSTCSMLMSGYSLLNDLEGVERVLKEMKAESKKLVNWKTYSHLANIYIKAGDHEKARLALQGLEEMRARERDAYHFMISLYAQMNDRDNVHRVWKSLKSASKVIWNTSYLIMIRSLDNLDDIEGLKECFEEWEKVCSIYDVRLPNTIIRAYLRHDMLEEAESVLQRTLKRSEGPFLYAWEMFMNFYLKRHGVKEAMKIMETATSKAVNTKWKPTRDTIDGFLDCFKLDNDATGAEEFYELMKRMNCVDTHFYESLLRIYAGAGQNLPDVRARVERDGVKISTELQDLIASVSLE